Genomic segment of Pseudomonas sp. DY-1:
GGCTACCATTGCCCGCGGGTTGCTGGTGGATCAATTCCGTCGCAATGACCTGGAACGCGCCTACCTGGACGAACTGGCCCAGGCTCCGCAGGACCTGCACCCAAGCCCCGAGGAACAGGCACTGATCCTGGAAAGCCTGCGTGAAATCGATCGTCTGCTTGGCCAGCTGTCCAGCAAGGCGCGTGCCGCGTTCCTCTACAACCGCCTCGACGGCCTGGGCCACGCCGAGATCGCCGAACGCCTGGACGTTTCCCCGTCACGGGTTCGCCAGTACCTGGCCCAGGGTATGCGCCAGTGCTACATCGCGCTTTACGGAGAGCCGGCATGAACCGGGTATCCGCGCGTGCGCTGGACGAGGCCATTGCCTGGCAGCTTTGTCTGGATTCCGGTGAGGCGACCGACCGCGAGCGGCATGAATTCCGCCGCTGGCTAGGTGCCCACCCGGAGCATGCCCAAGTGTGGCAACAACTTTCCGGCATCGATCAGCAACTGGCAGCAGCAGCCTCCGCCCACGCCCGTCGCGCGCTGTTGCGCGGCGGTGGCGTACGACGGCGCAGCCTGCATCGCCTCTCAGGCAACGCCCTGGCTCTCGTACTCGCAGTGGGCCTTGGACTCGGCCTTTTGGCCCAACAGCGCCCACTGGGCGATTACCTGGCCGATGAAATGACGGCCAACGGCGAGCACCGCGAACTGCGCCTGGCGGACAACAGCCTCGTGCAGCTCAACAGCCGTACCGCCCTGGATATCGACTTCGACGGACCACAGCGTCGCCTCTACCTGCGCAGGGGTGAGATCCTGGTGAAGACCGGTCACGACGACCCGCGCCCTTTCATCATCGAGACCAGCCAGGGCCGCCTGCAGCCTCTCGGCACTCGCTTCCTGGTGCGCCGGACGGGTGAGGCGACCCAACTGATCGTGCTGGAGTCCGCCGTGGCGGCAAGACCGCACAACGGCTCGGTCGAGCGCGTGGTCCGCTCTGGCGAACAGGTCTGGATCGATAGCGAGCACCTTGGGCCCACGCGCGCTGCTCCTGTGGGCGCCGAGGCCTGGAGCCGCGGACTGTTGGTAGCGGAGGACATGCCGCTGCCCCAGCTGATCGACACCCTGAGCGAGTACCACAACGGTTATCTGGGCCTGGACCCGGGCCTGGACAATCTGCGCATCAGCGGCGTCTTCCCGCTCAACGAAAGCGACAAGGCCCTGGCCGCCCTGCCCCCCAGCCTCCCCGTGAGCATCGAACGCATCGGTCGCTGGTGGACACGCGTGGTACCCGCGAAGGACTGAAGACCGCAAGGTGGGCAGAGCCGCGCTGCCCACCTCGAAAAATCACGCCCAGGGACGGGGAGAAAAGTTTTTGGCGTCCCCCTGTCACTTTTCGATTCTCGCTCGGCAAGAAGGCATTGAGACGATTTCTCACTTAGGAGATATTCGCAATGCAACTTGCTTCCGCGCCCTTCCGCCACACCCTGATGGCGCTGGCCATCACAGTCGGCAGCCTGGCCAGCCAGGCCCAGGCAGAAACGTATCAGCTGCCCTCCGCGCCGCTGGCGAGCACCCTGAACCGTATCGCGGCCGATGCCGGCATCGTTCTGAGCGTCGATCCCGCCCTGACCGCAGGCAAGACCGCCCCCTCCGTGCAAGGCGACCTGAGTCCGCTGCAGGCGTTGTCCGTGGCGCTGCAGGGCAGCAACCTGCGCCTGGTGCAGAACGGTTCCGATAGCTACAGCCTGGCGCCCGTGGCCGACGAGGCGATGAGCCTGCCGGATGTGAACATCGACGGTAACCGCAGTTACGAAACCGCCTGGGACCCCACCACCGGAATGGTGGCCACGCGCACCGCCGCTGGCACCAAGACCGACACGGCGATCAATGAAATTCCCCGCTCGATCTCGGTCATCACCCGTGAGCAGCTCGACTCGCGCCCCACCCTCAGCCTGAACGATTCGCTGCGCTACACCGCCGGCGTGATGAGCAGCGGTTACGGTTCCGACTCCCGCGCCGACTGGCTGAAGGTGCGTGGCTTCGTGCCGACCCAGTTCCTCGACGGCCTGCCCCTGCCGGTGGGTTCCTTCGCCAACCCGAAGATCGAGCCCTGGAACCTGGAGCGCATCGCTGTTCTGCGCGGCCCGGCATCCTCCGTTTACGGCCAGACCCCGCCCGGCGGCCTGCTGGACATGGTCAGCCGCCGCCCCCAGGCCGAGCAGGCCAACGAGGTTGAGCTGCAGGCTGGCAGCAACGAGCACAAGCAAATCAATTTCGACAGCACCGGCAAGATCGACGACGAGGGGCAGTTCCTCTATCGCGTGAGTGGCACCGTGCGCGACAGCAACTCGCCCGTCGACCATATCCCGGACAAGCGCTACAACATCGCGCCGAGCCTGACCTGGAACATCAACGACGACACCAGGCTGACGTTCCTCTCGCAGTACACCCGCGACGATACCGGTATCACTGGCCAGTTCCTGCCTCTGCAGGGCACCAAGATCGACTCGCCGTTCGGCAAGATCTCGCACCACAAGAACCTGGGCGAGCCGGACTGGGACTTCTACGACCGCACCTACTACGCGCTGGGCTACTCCTTCGAGCATCGCTTCAACGATGTCTGGCAGTTCCGCCAGAACCTGCGCTACACCAAGAGTGACCTGGAGTTCCAGGCAGTGAACGTCTCCACCTTCAACACGGTCGACGCCGACGGCAACGTCAGCCGTGAATCCGGCATCGTCGATGAGGACATCAGCCAGTTCGCCGTGGACAACAACTTCCAGGCCGACTTCAGCACTGGCGAACTGGACCACACGCTGCTGCTCGGACTCGACCACCAGCGTTCCAACAGCAACTACCGCTGGCTCTATGGCTTTGGCGTGCCGCCGATCAACGTCAACAACCCGATCTATGGCGCCGACCTGTCGAACGTCACCTACTTCACCCTCCAGGACTACAACCAGAAGACCTACCAGACCGGCCTCTACATTCAGGACCAGATCGCCCTCGATAACTGGCGCCTGACCCTGGGCGGCCGCGAAGACTGGGTACATACCGGTACCGAGTTCTTCAACCAGAACGACATCACCAATACCCAGCGCGATGTGGCCTTCAGCGGCAACGTGGGTCTGAGCTACCTGTTCGACAACGGCATCACCCCGTACATCTCCTACGCCGAGTCCTTCCAGCCCTCCATGGGCGCCACGGTCAGCACCACCCAGTCCTTCGAACCCACCGAGGGCAAGCAGTACGAAGTCGGCATCAAGTACCAGCCGCCCGGCACCGACGCCATGCTGACCGCCGCCGTATACGACCTGACCCAGACCAATGTCAGCGTCACCGAAGGCAGCGTGACACGCCAAATCGGTGAGCTGAAGCTTCGCGGCCTGGAGCTGGAAGCCACTGCCGACATCACCGAAAACCTCAAACTGGTGGCGTCCTACAGCTACACCGACAGCGAAATCCAGAAAGGCGTGGACAAGGGCAATCGCATGGCCCAGGTACCGCGCAACCAGGCCACCGCCTGGGCCGACTACACCTGGCACAGCGGCATCCTCGACGGCTTCGGCGTTGCCGGTGGCGTGCGCTATGTCGGCGACAGCTACGGCAACACCGCCAACACCTGGCTCGGCCACACCGGTTCCTACACTGTGTACGACGCCTCGGTGCACTACGACCTGGGCCGCCTGAACAGTTCGATGCGCGGCCTATCCGTGGCAGTGGACGCGAAGAACGTGCTCAACAAGGAATACCTGTCCACTTGCGACGGCTACTGGTGCTACTACGGTGACGAACGCACCGTGGTCGGCAGTGTGAATTACAAGTTCTGACGAAGCACGGCCGCCCTCCGGGGCGGCCCCTGATTCGGGAATCGCCATGCAAAGCCGCACCATCCGGCGCTGGTCCGTGATCCATACCTGGACCAGCCTGATCTGCACCGTCTTCCTACTGATGCTGGCCCTCACCGGCCTGCCGCTGATCTTCCACCACGAACTGGAGCACCTCCTGGGCGAAGCGCCCGAACTCCGCGAGATGGCTCCGGATACGCCGCATCTCGGGTTGCAGCAACTCGTGGAGGCTGCCCAGCGCCACCGCCCCGGTGAGGTGGTGCAGTACGTGGGCTATGAAAAAGACGAGCCCAACGGCGTGGTCGCCATTACCGCCGCCACCGCCGGCACCGAGCCCAACTCTTCTCACACCTTCATGCTCGACGCCCGCACCGGTGAGGCGCTTGCCATGCCGGCGGCCAACGGCGGCGTGCTGATGTTCATTCTGCGCCTGCACGTGGACATGTTCGCCGGGCTGCCGGGCAAGTTGCTGCTGGCGTTCATGGGCGTCCTCTTCGTCGTCGCCATTGTTTCCGGCGCGGTGCTGTACGCACCATTCATGCGCCGCCTCAAGTTCGCCGAGGTGCGCCACCACCGCTCAACCCGCACCCGCTGGCTGGACCTGCACAACCTGATTGGTATCGTCACCCTGACCTGGGCCCTGGTGGTGGGAGTCACCGGCGTCATCAGCGCCTGCGCCGACCTGCTGATCAGCGCCTGGCGGCAGGACGCACTGACCGCCCTGGTAGAGCCCTACCGCAATGCGCCTCCACTGACCGAACGCGCCCCGGTGAACAACGTCCTCACGATTGCCGCTAAAGCGCTGCCCGGCATGCAGGCGGATTTCATCGCCTTCCCCGGCACGCGTTTCTCTAGCGAGCATCACTACACGGTGTTCATGGTCGGCAGCGCTCACCTGACGGCCCATCTGTGGACGCCAGTGCTGATCGACGCACGAACCCTGGAGGTCACCGCCGTCGCGCAACGGCCCTGGTACATGGATGCCCTGGCGATGTCCCAACCCCTGCATTTTGGCGACTACGGCGGCCGCCCGATGCAAATGCTCTGGGCTGCGCTCGACGTTCTCACCATCCTCGTGCTGGGCAGCGGCCTGTATCTCTGGTGGGTACGCCAGCGGCGCAGTACCGGGGGACGAGCATCCGAGGAGGCCAGGGCATGAACTGGCGACAGTCCACCTTCACCCTGCCCCTGATCATCGGTCTGCTCGGCACCCTGGGGCTGTTCAGCGCCCTGCTGGGCGATGGTTGGTGGGACGCCCTGGCCTGGCTCGGCCTGGGGGTTCCCACGCTGCTTGGATGCTGGCCTCTATTGCGCCGCCCGCGCGAGTAGGCCTCTAGGCTCGACAGATTCGAGACGTAAAAAAGGCCCGCCCAGCATTGCCGGGCGGGCCTTCTTCATCGAGTGAGTAAATGCGCGGAGGCTTGGCCGCGGCTTCAGATCAACCCTGGCGGGCCTGCTCCGCGCGCTGTTTTGCAGCCACAGACTCTTGCTGCTTCTGCTCCAGCTGGACCTTGGCCAGACGCGCCTGCCAGCGTTGAGTCGTACGATCGCCGCCGCCGGCAGCCATGGCGGAAGTGGCCGAAAGGACGATGGTCAGGGCGGAAGCAAGGGCGATAACTTTTTTCATAATCAAACTCCGAACAACAAACAAGGCAAAGCGAAAAGCTCAAAGAAGGCCCGATCAAGGCGGCTGACTGCAGCACGCACGAGTACGCAAATGGCTACGGGCCAATGATCAATTCGGAAGATAGGACCAGCCCTAATCCCAATTCGTTCGCTAGCTAACTTGTTTTACGGGCAGCGGAGACCAGCCAGATCGCGCTGACGCCGGGAGCCTAGAGCACCCCGAACCGCCCGTCGGTCCACCTGCTGAAACCACTCCTTGCGAACCGCTGGACGGCTCAGGTAGCACCACTGGCGAGCGTCGCGCCGAGTTGCGCCAGTTGTTCGCGCAACCAGCCCAGCCCGGGCGCCAGTTCCTGCTGACGGTGCCAGATCAGACTCACCTGCACGGACGGCGTCTCCACCGGCAGCGGCGCTATTTCCAATGCGTAGATGGCGGCGAAGTGCTCGGCTAGCCGGCGTGGCACGGTGCCCAGCAGGTCAGAGCGCGCCACGATGGGCGGAATCGACAGGTAGTGGGGCACCTGCAGTCCCACCCGACGCTTGATCTTCGCCGAACCGAGCACTATCTCCAGCGGCGAGCCACGGCCTGCACGGGGCAGTATCAGCACATGCTGGCTGCCCAGATAGCCGTCGCGAGTGAGCCCACCTACGAAAGCCTTGTGCCCGGCCCGCCCTATCACCACCAGCTCCTCTTCCATCAGGGGTTGGTAACAGAGATCCGGGTTGTCGAAGTAGAGGTAGTCGATGGCCAGGTCCAGCTCACCGGTCGCCAGCCGTGTCAGCAGACTTTGGGCTTCATCGTCCTGCACCTCCAACACTACCCGCGGCGCTTCATGCCTCAGTTGCTCCAGCAACGCCGGCAACAGCATGGCCTGGGCGTAGTCGTTCATCGACAGCCGGAAGCAGTGCTCAGCCAAAGGATCGAAGACCTCCTGGGCACCCAGCCCGAGTTGCAGCAGGTTCAGCGCCTGGCGCACCGGCGCATAAAGAACCTGGGCATGGGCGGTAGGCGACATGCCGCGCGCAGTGCGCTTGAACAACGGCTCGCCCAGTTGGCTACGCAACCGCGCCAGGGCGTTGCTCACTGCAGGCTGACTCATATGCAAACGCGTGGCGGCCCGCGACAGGTTCTGTTCCTGCATCAGGGCGTCGAACACCAGCAGCAGGTTCAGGTCGATGCGGCGCAAATTCAGGATCATGAATAATGCTCATTTCGACTATCCATTATCGGAATAAAGCATTCACCACTATGCTCCCTGATATGTCAACAAGACTGCCGGAGCAGCCATGAGCCACGACACCCAGGCCTTTCGCGACCGCTATCGTGCGGGCATCCACCCCCTCTACAACGTCTGGCTGCATGGTGGTTTCGTGCTGCTTTACGGCGCGGCCTGCCTGGCCTTCTTCATCGGCAGCCTGAGCGACGTGAAGCCCTGGGAGTGGCTGGTCGTGCCGACCGCCCTGGTGTTCTTCAACTGGGGTGAGTACTCCATCCACAAAAACCTCGGGCACCACAAGACTCGCGCCGGCTCGATGTTCTACAAGCGCCACACCGGCGATCACCACAGCTTCTTCATTGCCGGAAAGATGACCTGGGAATCCGCCCGCGATTGGCGGGTAATCCTCTTTCCTGCCTGGCTTATCGTCTTCTACAGCATTGGCCTGTTTGCAGCCTGGTGGTTGCTGTCTTTCGTGAACACCAACGTCGCCGCACTCTTCGCCACCACGCTGCTGGCCGGATACCTGAGCTACGAGGTCTTCCACGCCTGCGAACACCTGCCCGCCAAACACCCCATCTCGCGCCTGCCATGGATCAGCCACATGCGCAGGCTGCACGAGCTTCACCACCGCCGCGACCTGATGCAGACCCACAACTTCAACCTCGTCTTCCCGCTGATGGACTGGCTCAAGGGCAGCCTGCACTGGGAACCACTGGAACAGGAGAACTCCATGACCCGAATGCAGCACGAAGTGGAAATCGCCCGAAGCCCGGAACTGGTCCTGGCCTACGCCAGTAGCGCCACTCGCTGGCCCGAGTGGCATCCCTCCTCCCTTCGCGTGGACGGGCCCGCCGGACCACTGCCAGCCGGCAGCCATTTCGAGGAAGACATCCACGCAGGCGGGCGCGCAGGACACCTGAGCTGGGATGTGACCGAGTACAGCCCCGGCCGGCTCTGGCGTGCCACCGCCAAAGGCACCCATGGGCTGGAACTGGTGCTGACCTACGAATGCGAAAGTAGCGGCAGCGGAACGCGGTTCGTCCGCACCCTGGAGTACGGTTTCTCCGGGCTGGCCATGCAGATCGCGAACTGGCTGGTGATGCGCAGCAAGATCGACCGAGAATCGGTCGAATCCATGAAGCAGCTGAAGGAGATGGCCGAACGCGCCATCGACAAGTCCTCGACTCGCCAGCACGACCTGGCCTGAATCGGAAACGCAAAAACGAAAACGCCGCTCGAATGAGCGGCGTTTTCGTTTAACTGGAGCGGGAAACGAGACTCGAACTCGCGACCCCGACCTTGGCAAGGTCGTGCTCTACCAACTGAGCTATTCCCGCATTTGACACAAAGTGGCGTCCCCTAGGGGACTCGAACCCCTGTTACCGCCGTGAAAGGGCGGTGTCCTAGGCCACTAGACGAAGGGGACTGAAATTGGAGCGGGAAACGAGACTCGAACTCGCGACCCCGACCTTGGCAAGGTCGTGCTCTACCAACTGAGCTATTCCCGCATGCAACTTTTACAGCCTGCACCTTTCGGTGCGTCCCTCAACCCTTATCGGGCTTGGGCAAGCAGGGCATTGGCTCTGCTTTTGAATCTGGAGCGGGAAACGAGACTCGAACTCGCGACCCCGACCTTGGCAAGGTCGTGCTCTACCAACTGAGCTATTCCCGCAAATATGGCGTCCCCTAGGGGACTCGAACCCCTGTTACCGCCGTGAAAGGGCGGTGTCCTAGGCCACTAGACGAAGGGGACGCGGCCCGGAACTTACAACAGCTTTCATGCTTCTTCCGGCTTCTCTGCGCTGCCTGGGCATCGCGTCGAAGTGGCGCGCATTCTATGGAGGCCATGAACACCCGTCAACCCCCTATCAAAAACTTTTTAAAATCAAAGACTTCTGCTCAAAATTTGATCCGCCTCTATGAGCGCCGGAGGCAAGCCTCTACACTCAGCCGCACCTTACAAGAACATCGGAGCCCTGCAGATGTCGCCACTCGTGATCACCCTGTTGATCGTTGTCGGTATCGTCATCCTCATCGTAATTGGCTACGTGAACCATATGGTGGAAAACAGCAAGCTGGAGAAGGCCCGCCTGAAAGCCGACCTCAGCGACCGTATCCGCCGCTGCGCAGACCTTTCCGAAACTCTCCCCGGCCAGATGGTCTCCCCTGACCTCAAACTGCTGCTGACTCGCCTGCAGTTACAACTCAGCGAGCGCCTGCTGCAAGTGGACAAGGGCGACAACGCCCTCAAGACGCGCTTGGAGCAGCTTCGCGCACTGGTCAGCCAGGGCGAGTCCATCCCGGTGAACAATCCGCCGCAAAAGATCCTCACCGAAGCCAAGGCCAAGGAAATCCGTTTCCAGCTGGAAAGCCTCCACGGCCAGATCACCCGTGCCGCCCAGGATGGCCAACTGCCCGCCAACGAAGCCAAGAGCCGGGTCCGGGATATCCGCGACATGCTCGTGCAGCTGCACGTGGAGTTCTTCACCAACCTAGGCCTCCAGGCCCTGCAGGAAAACCAGCCGCGCCAGGCTCGTCTCGCCTTCGAGCGAGGCGTCCAGTACCTGCAGAAGCAGCCAGACCCCGCCCGCTACCAGGATCGCCTGCAACAGATGAAGGCGCAGCTCGCCCGAGCCAACGCCCTTGTACTGGAGAACGCCCAACCCAGCGCCGACGAACCGAGCGAACTCACCGAAGGTCTGAAGTCACTGGATGACGAAGACACCTGGAAGAAGAAGAACATCTACGACTGATTCGCTCAGACGAGGACCTCCCGATGAGCCTGACCCTTTACGGCGCCCCGCTGTCCCCCTTCGTGCGCAAGGTTCGCCTTTATCTGTTGGAGAAAGGCCTGGATTACCAGTTGGAGGTAGTCTCGCCGTTCAGCCAGCCAAGCTGGTTCCGCGAACTGAGTCCGCTGGGCCGAATTCCCGCGCTGCGTGACGGCGACACCACCCTGGCCGACTCCAGCGTGATCTGCCAATACCTGGAAGAGAAGCACCCCGGCCTTGCACCTCTATATGGCCGTGACGCCGAAGAACGCGCCCGGGTGCGCTGGCTGGAAAAATATTCCGACTATGAACTGGCGCCCCTGGCCACCTTCGGTGTGTTCCGCAATCGCACGCTGAAACCGTCGATGGGCCAATCCTGTGACGAGGCCACGGTGCAAGCCGCACTCGTCGACAAGCTGCCGCCCCACTTCGACTACCTGGAAAGGTCCCTGGGCGACGCCGAATACTTCGTTGGCGAGCAACTGACCATGGCCGACCTCGCCTTCGCCACCCAATTGATCAACATGGAGCACGGCGGCGAACGCCTGGAAGCCGAACGCTGGCCGCGTCTGGCGGCGCACTATGAGCGCCTTGCCGCGCGCGAATCGGTCCAAGCGGTATTGCCGGGCGAACAGAAGATCCTCGCCAAGCTTGCTGGTCGCGCCTGATATCACGAGCACGACAAGCCGAAAAAAAGCCCGGACACGTCCGGGCTTCTTCATTGCACGGCAATCAGCAATCAGTCAGGCGCAGGAAAATCGCTGCCAACTGCTCGATACCGGCCTGGTCTTCTTCCTTGAAACGCGCCAGGTTCGGGCTATCCAGATCGAGCACGCCAATCAGGCGGCCATCCTTGACCAGCGGAATCACCAGCTCGCTGTTGGATGCGCTGTCGCAAGCAATGTGCCCCGGGAAGGCGTGTACATCCTCTACCCGCTGGGTTTCCCGAGTACGCGCCGCCGCGCCGCACACGCCCTTGCCGAAGGGAATGCGAACACAGGCGACCTTGCCCTGGAACGGGCCGAGCACCAGCTCTTCATTACGATTGAGGTAGAAGCCCGCCCAGTTCAGGTCCGGCAGTTCATTGAAGAGAAATGCGGAGAACTGCGAGCTGTTGGCGATGAAATCACGCTCGTCAGCCAACAGAGACTCCAGCTGTGCGGCCAGCAGCGCATAGCCGGAAAGGCCGCTTCCGGCCTGTTGCAGATCGATCATTTGGAAGACTCCAGCAAAACAAGCCCAACCCAGTGGCGGGCGAATTGATAGGCGCAGCGGCCGTTACGATTGCCGCGCCCAAGGGCCCAGCGAATCGCCAGTTTTTCCAGTTCCTCGCTCCATTCCCACTCCAGGGCCGCGGGTTCGGCCAGCACGTCGATCCAGTGACGGACTACGGCAAGGAAGTGGTCCTGGGTAAAGGGATAGAAGGACAACCAGAGGCCAAAACGGTCGGACAGTGCAATCTTGTCCTCAACCGCCTCGTTGGGATGCAACTCGCCATCGACCATCTGCCAATGTTCATTGTCGCTTTGCTTCTCCGGCACCAGGTGACGACGGTTGGACGTGGCGTAGAGCAGTACGTTGTCCGGGGCACGCTCCAGGGAGCCGTCCAGCACGCTCTTCAGCACGCGATAATCGCCCTCGCCCACCTCGAAGGACAGGTCGTCGCAGAACAGCACAAAGCGCTGCGGCAGGTTGGCCAGCTGTTCCACCACACGGGGCAGGTCAGCCAGGTGGTCACGTTCGATCTCGATCAGACGGAGGCCGGCACCGGCGTGCTCGGCCAGCAATGCGCGCACCAGCGAGGATTTTCCGGTTCCGCGGGCGCCCCACAGCAGCGCGTGGTTGGCCGGCAAGCCATCGACGAACTGACGGGTGTTACCGGCCAGTTGCTCGCGCTGCTTGTCGATACCGATCAGGTCGGCAAGAGACAGGTCCAGGCTCACGTCCAGCGGCTGCAGGTAGCCACTGCGACCATCGCGATGCCAGCGCGCAGCCAGGCTCTTCTGCCAGTCGATCACCGGGCGAGGCACCGGCAAAAGGGGTTCGAGGCGGGCCAGTACCGCATCGGCACGCTCGAGAATCTCAAACAGACGGGAATCCACGTTCAACTCCTTGTTCAGCCGCAGTCTTCAGGCGCTGCCGGCAGACCGGATAGGCTATGCTTGGCAAGCCCTCGGAACAAGGCCAAATCCCACGTCCCATGGATATTCCGCTGACACAACGGCTGTCGTTCAAGCAGGCCAGCCTGACGGTGCTGGTGGCGTTCCTACTGGGTACCGTTCTCAGCATCGTTCAGGTCGCCAGCGACTACTTCAACGAGAACGAGTCGATCGATCGCGAGATCAAAGCCCTGCTCGAAATCGCCCACAGCCCCGCCGCGCGCATCGCCTACAACATCGACGCCGAACTGGCCCAGGAACTGGTGCTCGGCCTGCTGCGCTCGCCCGCGGTGATCCGCGCCGAGATCGTCGACAACAACGGGGCGATGCTCGCCAGCGTGGGCCGGCCACGAGCCGAAAGCGATTTCCGCATTTTCAGTGACTACCTGTTCGGCGAACGTCGCGAGTTCGAGGACCCCCTCTACATCGTCCACGCGCCCAATGAGACCCTGGGCGTGCTCCGTCTGGAAGTGGACACCTTCGCCTTCGGCAACCACTTCCTGCGCCGCGCCATGATCACCTTGCTGAGCGGCTTCGTGCGCAGCTTGCTGCTGTCGCTGATCCTCCTGGTGCTCTTCTACAGCATGCTGACCAAGCCCCTGGTGGAGCTGATTCGCGGGCTCAGCGAGCGCGACCCGCGCGCCTCGCCGGACGCCAAGCTGCCCTACCCGCCCGGCCACGAGCACGACGAGATCGGCGTGCTCGTGGAAGTCATCAACCGCCAGTTGGCCAGCCTGGCGACCGAGATGCAGCAGCGGCGCGATGCGGACCAGCGCCTGAACCAGTACCTGGCCGAACTGGAAGACATCGTCTCGGCACGCACCGCCGAGCTGAAGGCTGCCAACAGCCGCCTCAGCCGCTACAACCAGGAGCTCGAGGTGGCGCGCAGCACCGCTCTGGAAATGGCCAAGGCCCGCGCCGCCTTCCTCGCCAACATGAGCCACGAGATCCGCACTCCGCTCAATGGCCTGCTGGGCATGCTCGACCTGGCCCTCGACGGTCCGCTGAACAACGAGCAACGCCGCCAGCTACAAATTGCCCACGATTCCGGCAGCGTGCTGGTGGAACTGCTCAACGACATCCTCGACCTCTCCAAGTTCGAAGCCGGCCAACTGGAGCTGGAACAGATTCCCTTCGACCTGGGCACGCTGCTGGAAGACACCGCCAACCTCCTGTCGCAGAACACTGCCCCCGGCGTCGAACTCACCTGTCTGATCGATCCGAAGCTCCCATCACTGGTGGTCGGCGACCCAACAAGGGTGCGCCAGGTGATCAGCAACCTTCTGTCCAACGCCCTCAAGTTCACCCGATTCGGCCGCGTCGACCTGCGCGCCGCCCCCAGTCCCGGCGGCGTTCTGATCACCGTGCGCGACACGGGCATCGGCATCTCCGCCGAAGCCCTGCCCAAGCTGTTCCAGCCCTTTTCACAAGGTAGCGCCGGCATTACCCGGCAATTCGGCGGCACGGGCCTGGGCCTGGCGCTGACCCGCCATCTCTGCGAAGCCATGCAAGGGCAACTGGACGTCAAATCACAAGAAGGCGTGGGTAGCATGTTCAGTGCCGAGCTGCCGCTGGTGGAGCACAGCCCGGC
This window contains:
- a CDS encoding GAF domain-containing protein, with the translated sequence MIDLQQAGSGLSGYALLAAQLESLLADERDFIANSSQFSAFLFNELPDLNWAGFYLNRNEELVLGPFQGKVACVRIPFGKGVCGAAARTRETQRVEDVHAFPGHIACDSASNSELVIPLVKDGRLIGVLDLDSPNLARFKEEDQAGIEQLAAIFLRLTDC
- a CDS encoding ATP-binding protein, which encodes MDSRLFEILERADAVLARLEPLLPVPRPVIDWQKSLAARWHRDGRSGYLQPLDVSLDLSLADLIGIDKQREQLAGNTRQFVDGLPANHALLWGARGTGKSSLVRALLAEHAGAGLRLIEIERDHLADLPRVVEQLANLPQRFVLFCDDLSFEVGEGDYRVLKSVLDGSLERAPDNVLLYATSNRRHLVPEKQSDNEHWQMVDGELHPNEAVEDKIALSDRFGLWLSFYPFTQDHFLAVVRHWIDVLAEPAALEWEWSEELEKLAIRWALGRGNRNGRCAYQFARHWVGLVLLESSK
- a CDS encoding response regulator, whose protein sequence is MLGKPSEQGQIPRPMDIPLTQRLSFKQASLTVLVAFLLGTVLSIVQVASDYFNENESIDREIKALLEIAHSPAARIAYNIDAELAQELVLGLLRSPAVIRAEIVDNNGAMLASVGRPRAESDFRIFSDYLFGERREFEDPLYIVHAPNETLGVLRLEVDTFAFGNHFLRRAMITLLSGFVRSLLLSLILLVLFYSMLTKPLVELIRGLSERDPRASPDAKLPYPPGHEHDEIGVLVEVINRQLASLATEMQQRRDADQRLNQYLAELEDIVSARTAELKAANSRLSRYNQELEVARSTALEMAKARAAFLANMSHEIRTPLNGLLGMLDLALDGPLNNEQRRQLQIAHDSGSVLVELLNDILDLSKFEAGQLELEQIPFDLGTLLEDTANLLSQNTAPGVELTCLIDPKLPSLVVGDPTRVRQVISNLLSNALKFTRFGRVDLRAAPSPGGVLITVRDTGIGISAEALPKLFQPFSQGSAGITRQFGGTGLGLALTRHLCEAMQGQLDVKSQEGVGSMFSAELPLVEHSPAEPRSPMQGKVVALCGAKSGLAELLGIWLPLWGLKFERRDRDADLADVQADLLISDDPDCLEHVRRSAQIPILLVTGYGSFLPPPRAATLTPLHQLARPLSRAALHQALQRVLLKLPEDAPAIAAQAEEPQLRHARVLLVEDNAVNQLVAKGMLAKLGCEVLLAGHGAEALSRLEQTTVDLVLMDCNMPVMDGYEATRRIRQSGRWHDLPIIALTANALPDERERCRAAGMDDYLAKPFRREELVALLDTWLPATQATP